From Amycolatopsis sp. WQ 127309:
CAGCAGCTGCTGCGCTGCCGCCACCCGGCCCGCCAGGGCCCGGTGCAGCACCGCCGCGTGGCGGTTGGCCACCAGCACCGACACCGCTCCGCCCGGGGCGACCGCCGCCGCGAGGGCGGCCAGCACCGCGGCCGGGTCGTCGACGATCTCCAGGAGGCCGTGCGCCAGCACCAGGTCGGCCGAGCCGGCCGGGATGTGGCGGCCGAGCGCGTCGGCGTCGTCGGCGATCACCGTGATGCGATCGGAGACGCCTTCCTCCTCGGCGCGGCGCTTCAACGTCGCGAGCGCGTTGGGGCTCGGCTCCACGACGGTCACCTGGCAACCGGCCGCCGCGAACGGCACCGCCCAGCCGCCACTGCCGCCGCCCACGTCGACGACGCCGGGGTGCTCGGCGCCCCGGGCGCGGGCGGCCTCGATCTCGGCCTCGAGCACCCGGCGAACGGCGCCCGAACCCCGGGCGGCCACGGTGTCCGTCTTCATGTCGCACAGAGTAGTGCCCGGTCCGGCGTTTCTCCCGGCTGGTCCCTTCGGGTGAACCGGAGTCACGACGCCTGGCCCGGTGGCCCCGCTGGCCACCACCCGTAGGCTGGTCGTCGTGCACACGGTCGCCGTACTCAGCCTCAAGGGGGGCGTCGGCAAGACGACGGTCGCCCTCGGTGTGGCCTCCGCCGCCCTGCGCAGGGGCACGCGGACCCTGGTGGTCGACCTGGACCCGCAGGGCAACGCCACGACCTCGCTCGACCCGCCCTACACCGACGCCACCCTCGCCGACGTGCTCGAGGACCCCACCCGCGCGACACTCGAGCGCGCGATCGCGCCGAGCGTGTGGAGTGAGGACGTCGACGTCCTCGTCGGCACCGAGGAGCTGGAGCTGCTCAACGACCCGGACGCCGGCAGCGACCGGCTGGCGAACTTCTCCCGCGCGCTCGACGAGCTGCACCGCGAGCCGCTGCGCGAGACGCCGTACGAGCTGGTGATCCTCGACTGCCCGCCGTCGCTGGGCCGGCTGACGAAGTCGGCGCTGGTCGCCGCGGACAGCGCGCTGATCGTCACCGAGCCGACGATGTACGCCGTCGCCGGCGCCCGCCGGGCCCTGGAAGCCATCGAGAACATCCGCAAGGAGCTCAACCCGGACCTGCGCCCGATCGGCGTGCTGGTCAACAAGCTGCGCGTGCGCTCCTACGAGCACCAGTTCCGGATCGCGGAACTGCGCGAGAATTTCGGCCCGCTGGTGATGCCGACGGCGATCACCGACCGGCTGGCCGTGCAGCAGGCCCAGGGCGCGTGCAGCCCGATCCACGAGTGGCACTCCCCCGGCGCGCAGGAGATCGCGCTGACGTTCAACATGGTGCTGGCGAAGATCCTGCGCTCCAACCGCGCCGGGCGCCACCGCGTCCACGGC
This genomic window contains:
- a CDS encoding bifunctional 2-polyprenyl-6-hydroxyphenol methylase/3-demethylubiquinol 3-O-methyltransferase UbiG, which produces MKTDTVAARGSGAVRRVLEAEIEAARARGAEHPGVVDVGGGSGGWAVPFAAAGCQVTVVEPSPNALATLKRRAEEEGVSDRITVIADDADALGRHIPAGSADLVLAHGLLEIVDDPAAVLAALAAAVAPGGAVSVLVANRHAAVLHRALAGRVAAAQQLLTSADGIAPGDTVLRRFDGDGLKAQLEAAGLEVTLLQGDRVIADLVPGGVRDEDLAAFEQAAASSPALRNIAGRLHALARHPA
- a CDS encoding ParA family protein, yielding MHTVAVLSLKGGVGKTTVALGVASAALRRGTRTLVVDLDPQGNATTSLDPPYTDATLADVLEDPTRATLERAIAPSVWSEDVDVLVGTEELELLNDPDAGSDRLANFSRALDELHREPLRETPYELVILDCPPSLGRLTKSALVAADSALIVTEPTMYAVAGARRALEAIENIRKELNPDLRPIGVLVNKLRVRSYEHQFRIAELRENFGPLVMPTAITDRLAVQQAQGACSPIHEWHSPGAQEIALTFNMVLAKILRSNRAGRHRVHGEEPEGPDWPEGPAPETEAAPAEVSESAG